The Triticum aestivum cultivar Chinese Spring chromosome 3A, IWGSC CS RefSeq v2.1, whole genome shotgun sequence genome includes a region encoding these proteins:
- the LOC123058845 gene encoding 60S ribosomal protein L28-1-like: MTTVPGSLVWELVKKNNYFLIKQFGNNNAKVRFSKEPNNLYNVHSCKFSSLANSKTVAVQPSAGEDKAVVLSTTKTKKQNTPAKLQHKTLMHKEFRKMAKSVKNQEMD, translated from the exons ATGACTACCGTTCCAGGGTCTCTGGTCTGGGAGCTCGTGAAGAAGAACAACTACTTCTTGATAAAACAGTTCGGCAACAACAATGCCAAGGTGCGGTTCAGCAAGGAGCCCAACAACCTCTACAATGTCCACTCCTGCAAGTTCTCGA GCTTGGCGAACAGCAAGACCGTGGCGGTCCAGCCATCAGCGGGAGAGGACAAGGCTGTTGTCCTGTCCACGACCAAGACCAAGAAGCAGAACACCCCTGCCAAGCTCCAGCACAAGACTCTGATGCACAAGGAGTTCCGCAAGATGGCGAAATCTGTCAAGAATCAG GAAATGGACTGA